The following coding sequences are from one Strix uralensis isolate ZFMK-TIS-50842 chromosome 6, bStrUra1, whole genome shotgun sequence window:
- the C6H2orf69 gene encoding mitochondrial protein C2orf69 homolog, which yields MSRRCPPVAASLLRGLVGPAALCLGRSMSLCGAPTVCAAGPAGGGGAGFSSARLSPPWLRLPEVPGAEPHRANELLLLLPPPAPRGPAPPQHHVVYFPGDVQNYHDIMSCHPENFQWEHWSFENVATILARRFPNSFIWVVKCSRMHLHKFSCYDNFVASNMFGAPEHSTDFGAFKHLHALLVNAFRLSQNILLSQKSVHSVSKDAKIAAGKSQPQSVPTTNGCSSTEKERDCECSNNSAMNFIIPSAVGAVSFTLIGFSKGCVVLNQLLYELKEAKKDKNTDAFLKNIKAIYWLDGGHSGGSNTWVTYPEVLKELAETGIEVHAHVTPYQVFDTMRSWIGREHEKFVQILEEFGVEINDQLHFADDVPSLDNHFRVHEVF from the exons ATGAGCAGGCGCTGTCCGCCGGTCGCCGCCTCGCTGCTGCGGGGCCTCGTGGGCCCCGCTGCCCTCTGCCTGGGCAGGAGCATGAGCCTTTGCGGGGCGCCGACCGTCTGCGCCGCGGGgcctgcgggcggcggcggcgcgggcttCTCCTCAGCGCGGCTGAGCCCGCCGTGGCTGCGGCTGCCTGAGGTGCCGGGCGCGGAGCCGCACCGGGCCAacgagctgctgctgctgctgccgccaccGGCCCCGCGCGGCCCGGCCCCACCGCAGCATCACGTTGTCTACTTCCCGGGGGACGTGCAG aACTATCACGACATCATGTCTTGCCACCCAGAAAACTTTCAGTGGGAGCACTGGAGTTTTGAAAATGTTGCTACCATACTTGCTCGCCGGTTCCCTAATAGCTTTATTTGGGTTGTAAAGTGTTCTCGAATGCACCTGCACAAATTCAGTTGTTATGACAACTTTGTGGCAAGCAACATGTTTGGAGCACCAGAGCACAGCACTGACTTTGGAGCTTTCAAGCATCTCCATGCATTGCTAGTTAACGCATTCAGACTCTCTCAGAATATTCTGCTGTCCCAGAAAAGTGTGCACAGTGTCAGCAAGGATGCAAAAATAGCTGCTGGTAAATCACAGCCGCAGTCTGTTCCTACGACAAATGGCTGCTCatccacagaaaaagagagagattgtGAATGCTCTAATAATTCTGCTATGAACTTCATTATACCGTCTGCTGTAGGTGCGGTGTCGTTTACTTTGATTGGCTTCAGTAAAGGTTGTGTGGTTTTGAACCAGCTGCTTTATGAGCTGAAGGAAGCCAAAAAAGACAAGAATACAGATGCCttcttaaaaaacataaaagcaatTTACTGGTTGGATGGTGGTCACTCGGGAGGAAGCAATACTTGGGTTACTTACCCTGAAGTGCTGAAAGAACTTGCAGAAACAGGAATTGAAGTTCATGCTCATGTTACACCATACCAAGTGTTTGACACAATGAGGTCATGGATTGGGAGAGAGCATGAGAAATTTGTACAGATACTTGAAGAATTTGGTGTGGAAATAAATGATCAGCTGCATTTTGCTGATGACGTTCCCTCCTTAGATAACCATTTCAGAGTTCATGAAGTATTTTGA
- the TYW5 gene encoding tRNA wybutosine-synthesizing protein 5 isoform X1, whose amino-acid sequence MERREQPVVPVARVAGVTREQFLRDIYPRRKPVVLKGMELGTCTTKWTVDYLSQAEGSKEVKIHVSAVPQMDFLSKNFVYRTLPFDVFVQRAAEVKHKEYFLSEDEKYYLRSVGEDARKDIADIRKQFPILAEDVQIPEYFEKEQFFSSVFRISSAGLQLWTHYDVMDNFLIQVTGKKRVFLYSPRDAPYLYLSGTKSEVLDVDNPDLEKYPLFVKAKRYQCFLEAGDVLFIPALWFHNVISEEFGVALNVFWKHLPAECYDKSDTYGNKDPTAASRAIQILDRALKTLEELPEEYRDFYARRMVLRIQEKAYRDDYS is encoded by the exons ATGGAGCGGCGGGAGCAGCCGGTGGTGCCGGTGGCGCGGGTGGCTGGGGTCACGCGGGAGCAGTTCCTGCGCGACATCTACCCCCGG AGAAAGCCGGTAGTGCTGAAAGGAATGGAACTGGGCACTTGCACAACCAAATGGACAGTAGATTACTTGAGCCAAGCCGAAGGATCTAAAGAAGTAAAGATTCATGTTTCTGCAGTGCCACAGATGGATTTCCTCAGTAAGAACTTTGTGTATAG aacTCTGCCTTTTGATGTATTTGTACAAAGAGCAGCTGAAGTCAAACACAAGGAGTACTTTCTTTCTGAG GATGAAAAGTACTATTTGCGATCAGTGGGTGAAGATGCTAGGAAG GATATTGCAGATATCAGAAAGCAATTTCCTATTTTGGCAGAAGATGTTCAGATTCCAGAGTATTTTGAGAAGGAACAGTTTTTCTCTAGCGTCTTCCGCATCAGCTCAGCTGGATTACAGTTATGGACACATTATGAT GTAATGGATAACTTCTTAATTCAAGTAACAGGGAAAAAACGAGTGTTTTTGTATAGTCCTCGAGATGCACCGTATTTGTATTTATCAG GTACTAAGTCAGAGGTGCTGGATGTGGATAACCCAGACTTAGAGAAATATCCTCTTTTTGTGAAAGCCAAGCGCTATCAATGTTTTCTGGAAGCAGGAGATGTATTATTTATTCCAG CTTTGTGGTTCCACAATGTAATTTCTGAGGAATTTGGAGTGGCACTGAATGTCTTTTGGAAGCACCTTCCTGCTGAGTGCTATGATAAGAGTGACACTTACGGAAATAAAGATCCCACGGCAGCCTCTAGAGCTATACAGATCTTGGACAGGGCCTTGAAAACACTTGAAGAACTACCTGAGGAATATAGGGATTTTTATGCTCGGAGAATGGTGTTACGCATCCAAGAAAAAGCCTATAGGGATGATTATAGTTAA
- the TYW5 gene encoding tRNA wybutosine-synthesizing protein 5 isoform X2, which translates to MELGTCTTKWTVDYLSQAEGSKEVKIHVSAVPQMDFLSKNFVYRTLPFDVFVQRAAEVKHKEYFLSEDEKYYLRSVGEDARKDIADIRKQFPILAEDVQIPEYFEKEQFFSSVFRISSAGLQLWTHYDVMDNFLIQVTGKKRVFLYSPRDAPYLYLSGTKSEVLDVDNPDLEKYPLFVKAKRYQCFLEAGDVLFIPALWFHNVISEEFGVALNVFWKHLPAECYDKSDTYGNKDPTAASRAIQILDRALKTLEELPEEYRDFYARRMVLRIQEKAYRDDYS; encoded by the exons ATGGAACTGGGCACTTGCACAACCAAATGGACAGTAGATTACTTGAGCCAAGCCGAAGGATCTAAAGAAGTAAAGATTCATGTTTCTGCAGTGCCACAGATGGATTTCCTCAGTAAGAACTTTGTGTATAG aacTCTGCCTTTTGATGTATTTGTACAAAGAGCAGCTGAAGTCAAACACAAGGAGTACTTTCTTTCTGAG GATGAAAAGTACTATTTGCGATCAGTGGGTGAAGATGCTAGGAAG GATATTGCAGATATCAGAAAGCAATTTCCTATTTTGGCAGAAGATGTTCAGATTCCAGAGTATTTTGAGAAGGAACAGTTTTTCTCTAGCGTCTTCCGCATCAGCTCAGCTGGATTACAGTTATGGACACATTATGAT GTAATGGATAACTTCTTAATTCAAGTAACAGGGAAAAAACGAGTGTTTTTGTATAGTCCTCGAGATGCACCGTATTTGTATTTATCAG GTACTAAGTCAGAGGTGCTGGATGTGGATAACCCAGACTTAGAGAAATATCCTCTTTTTGTGAAAGCCAAGCGCTATCAATGTTTTCTGGAAGCAGGAGATGTATTATTTATTCCAG CTTTGTGGTTCCACAATGTAATTTCTGAGGAATTTGGAGTGGCACTGAATGTCTTTTGGAAGCACCTTCCTGCTGAGTGCTATGATAAGAGTGACACTTACGGAAATAAAGATCCCACGGCAGCCTCTAGAGCTATACAGATCTTGGACAGGGCCTTGAAAACACTTGAAGAACTACCTGAGGAATATAGGGATTTTTATGCTCGGAGAATGGTGTTACGCATCCAAGAAAAAGCCTATAGGGATGATTATAGTTAA
- the TYW5 gene encoding tRNA wybutosine-synthesizing protein 5 isoform X3, whose translation MERREQPVVPVARVAGVTREQFLRDIYPRRKPVVLKGMELGTCTTKWTVDYLSQAEGSKEVKIHVSAVPQMDFLSKNFVYRTLPFDVFVQRAAEVKHKEYFLSEDEKYYLRSVGEDARKDIADIRKQFPILAEDVQIPEYFEKEQFFSSVFRISSAGLQLWTHYDVMDNFLIQVTGKKRVFLYSPRDAPYLYLSALWFHNVISEEFGVALNVFWKHLPAECYDKSDTYGNKDPTAASRAIQILDRALKTLEELPEEYRDFYARRMVLRIQEKAYRDDYS comes from the exons ATGGAGCGGCGGGAGCAGCCGGTGGTGCCGGTGGCGCGGGTGGCTGGGGTCACGCGGGAGCAGTTCCTGCGCGACATCTACCCCCGG AGAAAGCCGGTAGTGCTGAAAGGAATGGAACTGGGCACTTGCACAACCAAATGGACAGTAGATTACTTGAGCCAAGCCGAAGGATCTAAAGAAGTAAAGATTCATGTTTCTGCAGTGCCACAGATGGATTTCCTCAGTAAGAACTTTGTGTATAG aacTCTGCCTTTTGATGTATTTGTACAAAGAGCAGCTGAAGTCAAACACAAGGAGTACTTTCTTTCTGAG GATGAAAAGTACTATTTGCGATCAGTGGGTGAAGATGCTAGGAAG GATATTGCAGATATCAGAAAGCAATTTCCTATTTTGGCAGAAGATGTTCAGATTCCAGAGTATTTTGAGAAGGAACAGTTTTTCTCTAGCGTCTTCCGCATCAGCTCAGCTGGATTACAGTTATGGACACATTATGAT GTAATGGATAACTTCTTAATTCAAGTAACAGGGAAAAAACGAGTGTTTTTGTATAGTCCTCGAGATGCACCGTATTTGTATTTATCAG CTTTGTGGTTCCACAATGTAATTTCTGAGGAATTTGGAGTGGCACTGAATGTCTTTTGGAAGCACCTTCCTGCTGAGTGCTATGATAAGAGTGACACTTACGGAAATAAAGATCCCACGGCAGCCTCTAGAGCTATACAGATCTTGGACAGGGCCTTGAAAACACTTGAAGAACTACCTGAGGAATATAGGGATTTTTATGCTCGGAGAATGGTGTTACGCATCCAAGAAAAAGCCTATAGGGATGATTATAGTTAA
- the MAIP1 gene encoding m-AAA protease-interacting protein 1, mitochondrial isoform X3: MALRGAPARCRWLARALAAPGAARVPPPPLLPAAASALPLAGLRPLRPAARFASTAGQGPEAEGPQRRVVVVRITSPFAWLRTRFYYLLIRLYFDPEFRIEEFTRGAKQAFSVVSKLLSQRKLDLLHELVSAEVLQVLKEKISLLPDNHRDALAADMDAIMYSTEGDVRIYYDDDAVWKAVWELKAVTLCQCRTWFQREFTEGAKPDWTITRIEHPRLLE, from the exons ATGGCGCTGCGCGGGGCTCCCGCCCGCTGCCGCTGGCTCGCCCGGGCGCTGGCGGCGCCGGGGGCGGCCCGGGTCCCGCCGCCGCCActgctgcccgccgccgcctcggccctGCCGCTGGCCGGGCTGCGCCCGCTGCGGCCCGCCGCGCGGTTCGCCAGCACCGCCGGGCAGGGTCCGGAGGCCGAGGGCCCGCAGCggcgggtggtggtggtgaggatCACCAGCCCCTTCGCCTGGCTCCGCACCCGCTTCTATTACCTCCTCATCCGCCTCTACTTCGACCCGGAGTTCCGCATCGAGGAGTTCACGCGGGGCGCCAAGCAG gccttttctgttgtttcaaaGCTGCTGTCTCAGCGAAAACTTGACCTCCTGCATGAACTTGTATCAGCAGAG gTACTTCAGGTGCtgaaggaaaagatttctttgcTCCCTGACAACCACAGGGATGCTTTAGCAGCTGACATGGATGCAATCATGTACTCAACAGAAGGAGATGTTCGCATTTACTATGATGATGATG CTGTGTGGAAAGCAGTTTGGGAACTGAAAGCAGTCACACTGTGCCAATGCAGAACATG GTTCCAAAGGGAGTTTACAGAAGGAGCAAAACCAGACTGGACAATTACACGGATTGAACATCCAAGGCTATTAGAATAA
- the MAIP1 gene encoding m-AAA protease-interacting protein 1, mitochondrial isoform X2, whose translation MALRGAPARCRWLARALAAPGAARVPPPPLLPAAASALPLAGLRPLRPAARFASTAGQGPEAEGPQRRVVVVRITSPFAWLRTRFYYLLIRLYFDPEFRIEEFTRGAKQAFSVVSKLLSQRKLDLLHELVSAEVLQVLKEKISLLPDNHRDALAADMDAIMYSTEGDVRIYYDDDGRKFVSILMRFWYLNGANLPDEVPAVWKAVWELKAVTLCQCRTWFQREFTEGAKPDWTITRIEHPRLLE comes from the exons ATGGCGCTGCGCGGGGCTCCCGCCCGCTGCCGCTGGCTCGCCCGGGCGCTGGCGGCGCCGGGGGCGGCCCGGGTCCCGCCGCCGCCActgctgcccgccgccgcctcggccctGCCGCTGGCCGGGCTGCGCCCGCTGCGGCCCGCCGCGCGGTTCGCCAGCACCGCCGGGCAGGGTCCGGAGGCCGAGGGCCCGCAGCggcgggtggtggtggtgaggatCACCAGCCCCTTCGCCTGGCTCCGCACCCGCTTCTATTACCTCCTCATCCGCCTCTACTTCGACCCGGAGTTCCGCATCGAGGAGTTCACGCGGGGCGCCAAGCAG gccttttctgttgtttcaaaGCTGCTGTCTCAGCGAAAACTTGACCTCCTGCATGAACTTGTATCAGCAGAG gTACTTCAGGTGCtgaaggaaaagatttctttgcTCCCTGACAACCACAGGGATGCTTTAGCAGCTGACATGGATGCAATCATGTACTCAACAGAAGGAGATGTTCGCATTTACTATGATGATGATG GAAGAAAGTTTGTTAGCATCCTGATGCGTTTCTGGTATCTGAATGGTGCTAACCTACCTGATGAAGTACCAG CTGTGTGGAAAGCAGTTTGGGAACTGAAAGCAGTCACACTGTGCCAATGCAGAACATG GTTCCAAAGGGAGTTTACAGAAGGAGCAAAACCAGACTGGACAATTACACGGATTGAACATCCAAGGCTATTAGAATAA
- the MAIP1 gene encoding m-AAA protease-interacting protein 1, mitochondrial isoform X1, protein MALRGAPARCRWLARALAAPGAARVPPPPLLPAAASALPLAGLRPLRPAARFASTAGQGPEAEGPQRRVVVVRITSPFAWLRTRFYYLLIRLYFDPEFRIEEFTRGAKQAFSVVSKLLSQRKLDLLHELVSAEVLQVLKEKISLLPDNHRDALAADMDAIMYSTEGDVRIYYDDDGRKFVSILMRFWYLNGANLPDEVPGETKVFQIVFGDESTKEKRHLLTANYEFQREFTEGAKPDWTITRIEHPRLLE, encoded by the exons ATGGCGCTGCGCGGGGCTCCCGCCCGCTGCCGCTGGCTCGCCCGGGCGCTGGCGGCGCCGGGGGCGGCCCGGGTCCCGCCGCCGCCActgctgcccgccgccgcctcggccctGCCGCTGGCCGGGCTGCGCCCGCTGCGGCCCGCCGCGCGGTTCGCCAGCACCGCCGGGCAGGGTCCGGAGGCCGAGGGCCCGCAGCggcgggtggtggtggtgaggatCACCAGCCCCTTCGCCTGGCTCCGCACCCGCTTCTATTACCTCCTCATCCGCCTCTACTTCGACCCGGAGTTCCGCATCGAGGAGTTCACGCGGGGCGCCAAGCAG gccttttctgttgtttcaaaGCTGCTGTCTCAGCGAAAACTTGACCTCCTGCATGAACTTGTATCAGCAGAG gTACTTCAGGTGCtgaaggaaaagatttctttgcTCCCTGACAACCACAGGGATGCTTTAGCAGCTGACATGGATGCAATCATGTACTCAACAGAAGGAGATGTTCGCATTTACTATGATGATGATG GAAGAAAGTTTGTTAGCATCCTGATGCGTTTCTGGTATCTGAATGGTGCTAACCTACCTGATGAAGTACCAGGTGAAACCAAAGTTTTCCAGATTGTGTTTGGTGAtgaaagcacaaaagaaaaaagacatcttTTAACAGCAAACTATGA GTTCCAAAGGGAGTTTACAGAAGGAGCAAAACCAGACTGGACAATTACACGGATTGAACATCCAAGGCTATTAGAATAA